From a single Alkalihalophilus pseudofirmus genomic region:
- a CDS encoding ATP-grasp domain-containing protein, whose amino-acid sequence MTAKIYVIHENEEWTEPLRKELEALGHPFETWHLDQGMIDLSKEPPQGIFYNRMSASSHTREHRYAPEFTGAVLDWLEAHGRIVLNTSRALKLEVSKVAQYTALESFEIETPKTMAAVGKKHIMDAAEAFGDAPFITKHNRAGKGLGVQLFENTDALKKYVEGPDFEEPIDGITLLQQYIQSPDSTITRCEFIGGRFFYAVEVDTSEGFELCPADACQIGDAFCPTTAEPKEKFKIIENFNDPIIHKYEAFLLANDIHFAGIEFIRDASGNLFTYDVNTNTNYNPDAERKAGKFGMKEIAKVLGELYVEHYR is encoded by the coding sequence ATGACTGCAAAAATATATGTCATTCACGAAAATGAGGAGTGGACAGAACCGCTTCGAAAAGAATTAGAAGCTCTTGGTCATCCATTTGAAACTTGGCATCTGGACCAAGGAATGATTGATCTCTCAAAAGAACCTCCACAAGGAATTTTTTATAATCGCATGAGTGCTTCTTCTCACACCAGAGAACACAGATATGCACCAGAATTTACAGGGGCTGTGCTTGATTGGCTGGAAGCTCATGGCCGTATCGTGCTTAATACAAGCCGTGCCCTTAAGCTTGAAGTGAGCAAAGTCGCACAGTATACAGCCCTTGAATCCTTTGAAATTGAAACGCCAAAAACAATGGCAGCTGTCGGGAAAAAACATATAATGGATGCGGCTGAAGCATTCGGCGATGCTCCATTTATTACAAAACATAATCGAGCAGGAAAAGGACTTGGCGTTCAGCTATTCGAGAATACAGACGCACTTAAAAAGTATGTGGAAGGACCGGATTTTGAAGAGCCGATTGATGGGATTACTCTTTTGCAACAATATATTCAATCACCAGATTCAACGATTACTCGCTGTGAATTTATTGGGGGAAGGTTCTTTTATGCTGTGGAGGTAGACACATCAGAGGGTTTCGAATTGTGTCCTGCTGATGCTTGTCAGATTGGCGATGCTTTCTGTCCAACGACTGCAGAGCCAAAAGAGAAGTTTAAGATCATTGAAAACTTTAATGACCCAATTATTCATAAGTATGAGGCTTTCCTGCTTGCTAATGATATTCATTTTGCCGGGATAGAATTTATTCGTGATGCTTCGGGGAATCTCTTTACGTATGACGTTAATACGAACACAAACTACAATCCTGACGCAGAACGAAAGGCCGGTAAGTTCGGCATGAAAGAAATTGCGAAGGTTCTTGGAGAATTATACGTCGAGCATTATAGGTAA
- a CDS encoding FMN-dependent NADH-azoreductase translates to MATVLFVKGNPRTKEEAVSVKMYEEFLTTYKEANPTDEVIELDLYKENLPYLDATMLNGLFKPMQQIATTPEEDAARELNDRYLEQFISADKVVFAFPLWNFTIPAALHTYVDYLSRAGKTFKYTPEGPVGLMGDKKVALLNARGGVYSNGPMAQLEMSMNYMRTVMGFWGIEQLSTVIIEGHNQMPDEAENIIANGLEEVRKTAKAF, encoded by the coding sequence ATGGCAACTGTATTATTTGTAAAAGGAAATCCAAGAACGAAAGAGGAAGCAGTCAGCGTAAAAATGTACGAGGAATTCCTCACAACTTATAAAGAAGCAAACCCAACTGATGAAGTTATTGAGTTGGATCTATATAAAGAAAATCTTCCTTACCTTGATGCAACAATGCTGAATGGACTGTTTAAGCCTATGCAGCAAATTGCTACAACTCCAGAGGAAGATGCGGCTCGTGAATTAAACGATCGTTACCTAGAGCAGTTCATTAGTGCGGATAAAGTCGTATTTGCTTTCCCGCTATGGAACTTCACGATTCCTGCAGCATTACACACGTATGTAGACTACCTAAGCCGTGCTGGCAAAACATTTAAATACACACCAGAAGGTCCTGTAGGATTAATGGGTGACAAGAAAGTTGCGTTATTAAATGCACGTGGCGGTGTGTATTCAAACGGCCCAATGGCTCAGCTTGAAATGTCTATGAACTACATGCGTACAGTGATGGGCTTCTGGGGAATTGAGCAGCTTTCAACTGTAATCATCGAAGGTCATAACCAAATGCCGGATGAAGCAGAGAACATTATTGCCAACGGACTTGAGGAAGTACGTAAGACAGCAAAAGCATTTTAA
- the pdxK gene encoding pyridoxine/pyridoxal/pyridoxamine kinase codes for MTMKKALTIAGSDTSGGAGLQADLKTFQELGVYGMNALTVVVAQDPHNNWNHEVFPQDVGQLEKQIETVLAGIGIDAAKTGMLGRTEIIELVAKKVDQYNISNFVVDPVMVCKGADEALNPETDACLRDVLVPKALVVTPNLFEAAQLSGHGPITTIGEMKEAAAAISELGAKHVVVKGGSKLDHDKAVDVYFDGNDFTLLESEKIDTTFTHGAGCTFAAAITAELAKGRSVQEAIHTAKEFVNTAIKHSFRLNQYVGPLKHIANRG; via the coding sequence ATGACAATGAAAAAAGCGTTAACCATTGCGGGTTCAGATACAAGCGGTGGAGCAGGATTACAAGCAGACCTTAAGACGTTTCAGGAATTAGGCGTTTACGGAATGAATGCCTTAACGGTAGTCGTAGCGCAGGATCCTCATAATAATTGGAATCATGAAGTGTTCCCTCAAGATGTGGGACAGCTAGAGAAGCAAATTGAGACAGTACTAGCTGGCATTGGTATCGATGCCGCGAAAACAGGAATGCTCGGACGCACGGAAATCATTGAGCTTGTAGCTAAAAAAGTCGATCAATACAATATTTCAAACTTCGTTGTAGATCCTGTTATGGTATGTAAGGGTGCAGATGAGGCATTGAATCCAGAAACGGATGCCTGTCTGCGTGATGTATTAGTACCTAAAGCATTAGTGGTAACACCAAACTTATTTGAAGCTGCGCAGCTAAGCGGACACGGTCCGATTACAACAATCGGTGAAATGAAAGAAGCAGCAGCAGCCATTTCTGAGCTTGGTGCAAAACATGTTGTGGTAAAAGGCGGAAGCAAGCTTGATCATGATAAAGCAGTCGATGTGTACTTTGATGGAAATGATTTCACACTGCTGGAATCAGAAAAAATCGATACAACGTTTACTCACGGGGCTGGCTGTACCTTTGCAGCTGCGATCACTGCAGAGCTAGCAAAAGGACGTTCTGTACAAGAAGCGATCCACACAGCGAAAGAATTTGTCAACACAGCTATTAAGCATTCATTCCGACTCAATCAATATGTCGGGCCGTTAAAACATATAGCTAATAGAGGGTAA
- the rarD gene encoding EamA family transporter RarD: protein MQQSNTQHSEQKIGITAAIFAYILWGILPLYWKQLEHVTPGEVLAYRIIWSLVFMVGILVLRGQIGFFVQEVKRLLTSKKQTIGMISASVFITLNWFVFIWAVTNERMVEASLGYYINPLVNVLLAMIFLKERFTRWQGVSFALAFIGVTLMTVYYGVIPYASFLLAITFGIYGLMKKLVNVGALVGLTIETMLMTPFALLYVWFAKPEAGIFSAHTLETWMLLIGAGAATAIPLLLFSVGAKRISLSLIGFLQYIGPTLMLLFGVFLYKEPFSLIQLAAFIFIWIGLLIFTTSGTSAFKKLTARRSVPLHTKEKGM, encoded by the coding sequence GTGCAACAATCTAATACGCAGCACTCAGAACAAAAGATAGGGATTACAGCCGCGATCTTTGCTTATATATTATGGGGAATCCTACCTCTCTACTGGAAACAGCTTGAACATGTCACTCCAGGGGAAGTATTAGCCTACAGAATAATTTGGTCCCTAGTTTTTATGGTTGGTATCTTAGTGTTAAGAGGACAGATTGGCTTTTTTGTACAAGAGGTTAAACGTCTTCTTACCAGTAAAAAGCAAACAATCGGCATGATTTCAGCCTCTGTTTTTATCACGTTAAACTGGTTTGTCTTTATTTGGGCGGTAACGAATGAACGGATGGTAGAGGCGAGCCTTGGCTATTATATTAATCCGTTAGTTAATGTCCTTCTTGCCATGATATTTCTTAAAGAGAGGTTTACTCGCTGGCAAGGAGTATCTTTCGCCCTTGCATTTATAGGGGTGACATTAATGACTGTTTATTACGGGGTTATTCCGTATGCTTCTTTCTTGCTTGCTATTACCTTTGGAATCTATGGACTTATGAAAAAATTAGTCAATGTCGGTGCACTGGTAGGACTAACAATTGAAACAATGTTGATGACCCCTTTTGCTCTGCTTTATGTGTGGTTTGCCAAACCTGAAGCGGGCATTTTTTCAGCACACACTCTTGAAACATGGATGCTGTTAATTGGAGCCGGGGCCGCAACAGCTATACCACTTCTGCTTTTCTCTGTTGGTGCAAAAAGGATATCTTTGTCATTAATCGGGTTCCTTCAATACATTGGACCGACCTTAATGCTTCTGTTTGGTGTATTTCTTTATAAAGAGCCCTTCAGTTTGATTCAATTGGCTGCGTTTATTTTCATATGGATCGGACTCCTTATTTTCACTACTTCCGGCACCTCCGCCTTTAAAAAATTAACAGCGAGGCGAAGTGTTCCTCTGCACACAAAAGAAAAAGGAATGTAA
- the glnA gene encoding type I glutamate--ammonia ligase: MGMTTVSVPTRESQIEEIRATIETKHVELLHMQFVDIEGTLKHVTITSEQLDQAVNGQVMFDGSSITGFTPINQSDLYLTPDLSTFAVLPWTEEEGYSEARFLCSVKKPDGSDFLGDPRNVLKETVKRAEEKGYSINVGPELEFFLFETDDAGQPTLKTQDVGGYFEPSPKDNGEKVRLAIYKVLKKMGFTIEASHHEVAIGQHEINFKYADALGAADAATTYKWVVKTVAGQHGLHATFMPKPLAGANGSGMHTNISLFDIEKQENAFYDDADELGLSETAYQFIAGLIDNVKDFVAVTNPLVNSYKRLVPGYEAPCYIAWSASNRSALIRIPATRGAGTRVEIRCPDPSANPYFAFAVVASAGLDGIERELTAPPAVNDDIFSMTRQECFERGISNLPTNLESALDHFEAGTIGRNTLGEHAYSEYVELKRGEWDDFRTTVSDWEVAAYQAKF, encoded by the coding sequence ATGGGGATGACAACTGTATCAGTACCAACGAGAGAGAGCCAAATTGAGGAAATTCGTGCAACGATTGAGACAAAACATGTAGAGCTATTGCATATGCAATTTGTAGATATCGAAGGAACATTAAAGCATGTAACAATTACATCTGAACAATTAGATCAAGCAGTAAACGGTCAAGTGATGTTTGATGGTTCATCAATTACAGGCTTCACACCGATTAACCAATCAGACTTATATTTAACGCCTGATTTAAGCACATTTGCTGTACTTCCTTGGACAGAAGAGGAAGGGTATTCTGAAGCGAGGTTTTTATGCAGCGTAAAAAAGCCTGATGGGTCGGACTTTTTGGGCGACCCGCGCAACGTTTTAAAAGAAACGGTTAAGCGTGCTGAGGAAAAGGGCTATTCAATCAATGTAGGTCCAGAGCTTGAGTTCTTCTTATTTGAGACGGACGATGCGGGACAGCCTACATTAAAAACACAAGATGTCGGCGGATATTTTGAGCCATCACCAAAAGATAACGGCGAAAAAGTTCGTTTAGCGATTTATAAAGTATTAAAGAAAATGGGCTTCACGATTGAAGCTTCGCATCACGAGGTGGCAATCGGCCAGCATGAAATTAACTTCAAGTATGCAGATGCACTTGGGGCGGCAGATGCAGCAACAACGTATAAATGGGTTGTGAAAACAGTAGCAGGACAGCATGGTCTTCATGCCACATTCATGCCAAAGCCGCTTGCAGGGGCAAACGGCAGCGGAATGCATACAAATATCTCGTTGTTTGATATTGAAAAACAAGAAAATGCTTTCTATGATGATGCGGATGAGTTAGGGCTGTCTGAAACAGCTTATCAATTTATTGCCGGATTAATTGATAACGTGAAAGATTTTGTAGCAGTGACAAACCCGCTTGTAAATTCATACAAACGTCTCGTCCCTGGATATGAGGCTCCTTGTTATATTGCTTGGTCAGCTTCAAACCGCTCAGCTCTTATTCGTATCCCAGCAACACGCGGCGCTGGTACTCGCGTTGAGATCCGCTGCCCGGATCCATCAGCAAACCCTTACTTTGCATTTGCTGTTGTTGCATCAGCAGGTCTTGATGGAATTGAGCGTGAACTGACAGCACCTCCAGCCGTCAATGATGATATTTTCAGCATGACACGTCAAGAGTGCTTTGAGCGCGGTATTTCCAACCTGCCGACAAACCTTGAGTCTGCTCTAGATCATTTTGAAGCAGGTACGATTGGCCGCAACACTTTAGGTGAACATGCATATTCAGAATATGTTGAACTAAAACGCGGTGAGTGGGATGACTTCCGTACAACGGTTTCTGATTGGGAAGTAGCAGCTTATCAAGCGAAGTTTTAA
- a CDS encoding DinB family protein — protein MEQTLFRQLNTWRAFTLKTLQKVEENQVDQIPEGFNNNIRWNAGHIVVIHDRLTAQMLGEAPSYPKGYDTYFNKGTSPKDWDDAVPSLEEIKAELEGQIAKLEQKLTGNLDREPLGNVFDMPTVGDLTVFSVGHEAMHLSTIHKLMKFTKV, from the coding sequence ATGGAACAAACACTATTTAGACAGTTAAACACTTGGCGTGCTTTTACGTTAAAAACACTGCAAAAGGTAGAAGAGAATCAAGTTGATCAAATTCCAGAAGGGTTTAATAATAATATCCGTTGGAACGCTGGCCATATTGTTGTAATCCATGACCGTTTAACCGCTCAAATGCTTGGAGAAGCTCCTAGTTATCCTAAGGGGTATGATACGTATTTCAATAAAGGGACAAGCCCGAAAGATTGGGATGATGCTGTTCCGTCCTTAGAAGAAATTAAAGCAGAGCTTGAAGGCCAGATTGCAAAGCTTGAACAAAAGTTAACGGGCAACTTAGATAGGGAGCCGCTTGGTAATGTGTTTGATATGCCGACAGTCGGTGATTTGACCGTTTTTTCAGTCGGTCATGAAGCGATGCATTTAAGCACGATCCATAAGTTAATGAAGTTCACAAAAGTATAA
- a CDS encoding NAD(P)-dependent oxidoreductase — translation MENVKSIGFIGLGVMGKSMAKNLMKKGFSVNAYTRTKSKAEDLIEEGCTWCESATEAAKKADVIITMLGFPSEVKEIYFGEEGLLNNAREGSILIDMSTSSPTLAKEIAEAADKHQMTALDAPVSGGDIGAREARLTIMVGGNEEAYNKALPVFQAMGTNVVLQGGPGMGQYTKMVNQIAIATNMIGVSEAISYADKAGLNPNLVLKSIGGGAAGSWSLSNLAPRMIAGDYEPGFYIKHFVKDMTIALESAEELGLDTPGLKLAKGMYEELVTRGFEDAGTQALIKLYVDQA, via the coding sequence ATGGAGAATGTAAAATCAATTGGGTTCATCGGCTTAGGAGTTATGGGTAAAAGCATGGCTAAAAACCTTATGAAAAAAGGGTTTTCAGTAAATGCTTATACACGTACAAAATCGAAAGCAGAAGATCTCATTGAAGAAGGCTGTACGTGGTGTGAATCGGCCACAGAAGCAGCGAAAAAAGCAGATGTAATCATTACGATGCTGGGGTTTCCAAGTGAGGTCAAAGAAATCTATTTTGGTGAAGAGGGGCTGCTTAATAACGCAAGAGAAGGCAGCATCTTGATCGATATGTCGACCTCATCTCCCACTCTTGCAAAAGAGATTGCCGAAGCTGCTGACAAACATCAGATGACCGCACTTGATGCTCCTGTTTCTGGCGGGGACATTGGAGCAAGAGAAGCTCGTTTAACGATTATGGTTGGTGGTAACGAAGAAGCTTATAACAAGGCACTTCCTGTTTTTCAGGCAATGGGTACGAATGTTGTACTGCAAGGCGGACCAGGAATGGGGCAGTATACAAAAATGGTCAACCAGATTGCGATAGCCACAAATATGATAGGAGTCTCAGAGGCAATTAGTTACGCAGATAAGGCAGGACTGAATCCAAATCTAGTACTTAAAAGTATTGGCGGGGGAGCAGCAGGAAGCTGGTCACTTAGCAATCTAGCTCCACGTATGATAGCAGGAGACTATGAGCCGGGGTTTTATATTAAGCACTTTGTGAAAGATATGACAATTGCGCTAGAGTCGGCAGAAGAACTAGGTCTTGATACACCGGGGTTGAAACTTGCTAAGGGAATGTATGAGGAGCTAGTGACGCGCGGATTTGAAGATGCAGGAACTCAAGCATTAATTAAACTCTATGTCGATCAAGCGTAA
- a CDS encoding siderophore ABC transporter substrate-binding protein translates to MSKTLRSLSLRPIMFLFVLVIFAGVLAACGSDNAEEASADVNAEAEETEGVTEDTEEADADADAEASEVTITHDLGEAVVPKNPETVVVFDMGVLDTLDTLGVNVTALPQENVPDYLEKYKGEEYQNAGTLFEPDFEAIYGMEPDLIIISGRAAEAYDELNEIAPTIFMGVDTANYVESFKGNVTTLAEIFEKEEEAAEKLAAIEQSIEELHETATASETSGLLIMANDGDISAYGPGSRFGLLHDDFGVTPTDDSIEVTNHGQNISFEYIVEQDPEYLFVIDRAAVVGGESSGQQTVENELVKTTRAYEEGNIVYLDPVNWYITSGGLTAVSEMVEEVKAGIE, encoded by the coding sequence ATGAGTAAAACATTACGTTCATTGTCATTACGTCCAATTATGTTCCTGTTCGTATTAGTAATCTTTGCAGGAGTTCTTGCAGCGTGCGGAAGTGACAATGCAGAAGAGGCTTCAGCTGATGTAAATGCAGAAGCGGAAGAAACTGAAGGGGTAACTGAAGATACAGAAGAAGCTGATGCAGATGCCGATGCAGAAGCGTCTGAAGTCACTATTACCCATGATTTAGGAGAAGCGGTTGTTCCTAAAAATCCTGAAACGGTTGTTGTGTTTGATATGGGTGTTCTTGATACATTAGATACATTAGGTGTAAATGTGACAGCATTACCGCAGGAAAATGTACCTGACTATCTTGAGAAGTATAAAGGGGAAGAATATCAAAATGCAGGTACGTTATTTGAGCCTGATTTTGAAGCAATCTATGGAATGGAGCCGGACCTGATTATCATTAGCGGCCGTGCAGCAGAAGCATATGATGAATTAAACGAAATCGCACCAACGATCTTTATGGGTGTAGATACAGCAAACTATGTAGAATCATTTAAAGGGAATGTAACGACTTTAGCTGAAATCTTCGAAAAAGAAGAGGAAGCGGCAGAGAAATTAGCTGCAATTGAGCAATCAATCGAAGAGTTGCATGAAACTGCCACAGCAAGTGAAACAAGCGGTCTTTTAATTATGGCAAATGATGGCGATATCAGCGCGTATGGTCCTGGTTCTCGCTTTGGTCTTCTTCACGATGACTTTGGAGTAACTCCGACAGATGATTCAATTGAGGTAACAAATCATGGTCAAAATATTTCGTTTGAGTACATTGTAGAGCAAGATCCTGAGTACTTGTTTGTCATCGATCGTGCGGCAGTCGTTGGCGGTGAGTCATCCGGTCAGCAGACGGTTGAAAATGAGTTAGTCAAAACAACTCGTGCATATGAAGAAGGAAATATTGTTTACCTAGATCCGGTAAACTGGTACATCACAAGCGGAGGATTAACGGCTGTATCTGAAATGGTAGAAGAAGTGAAAGCAGGAATTGAGTAA
- a CDS encoding iron ABC transporter ATP-binding protein, with protein MVEVTKVSKLYGTKKVVDDVSVKIQKGKITSFIGPNGAGKSTLLSMISRLIDADTGEVIIDDAKINETKSGDLAKKISILKQANNINIRLTIKDLVSFGRFPYSKGNLSKEDWKYIDEAIDYMELRDIQDKYLDQLSGGQKQRAFIAMVIAQDTEYILLDEPLNNLDMKHSVQIMKVLKRMVKELGKTIIIVLHDINFASFYSDYIVALKDGKVVKEGPTHEIINNDALKEIYDMDIQINDINNQRVCVYFV; from the coding sequence ATGGTAGAAGTTACGAAGGTCTCAAAACTGTATGGTACGAAAAAAGTTGTTGATGATGTATCAGTCAAAATTCAAAAAGGGAAGATCACTTCTTTTATTGGCCCGAACGGGGCAGGTAAAAGTACGCTGCTCTCAATGATCAGCCGTCTTATTGATGCCGATACAGGGGAAGTCATTATTGATGATGCGAAGATCAATGAAACGAAAAGTGGAGATCTCGCAAAGAAAATATCCATCTTAAAACAAGCAAATAATATTAACATCCGCTTAACGATTAAAGATCTTGTTTCTTTTGGCCGCTTTCCTTACTCAAAAGGGAATCTATCAAAAGAAGATTGGAAGTATATTGATGAGGCGATAGATTATATGGAGCTTCGTGACATCCAAGATAAGTATTTAGATCAGTTAAGCGGCGGGCAAAAACAACGTGCATTTATTGCAATGGTTATTGCTCAGGATACCGAGTATATTCTATTGGATGAGCCGCTAAATAACCTTGATATGAAGCACTCTGTACAAATTATGAAAGTGTTAAAGCGTATGGTTAAAGAACTCGGTAAAACGATCATTATCGTGCTTCATGATATTAATTTTGCTTCGTTTTACTCAGACTACATTGTCGCATTAAAAGACGGCAAAGTCGTTAAGGAAGGGCCGACTCACGAGATTATTAATAACGATGCTTTAAAGGAAATCTATGATATGGATATCCAGATTAATGATATTAATAACCAAAGAGTCTGCGTCTATTTTGTGTAA
- a CDS encoding iron chelate uptake ABC transporter family permease subunit, producing MGYKTKLIVLAGLSLTLVVLFLFLDLNNWEYALPRRGTKIFAIVITGAAIAFSTVIFQTITNNRILTPSIIGLDSLYMLIQTFLIFMFGSTSVMVLNKHLNFGISVIVMVLFAGLLYKTLFKKGGQNIFFLLLVGIVLGTLFGSLSTFMQVIIDPNEFLSVQNRMFASFNNVNTDLLWLSITLFFLISLYYFRFNKYLDVLSLGREHAINLGVDYDYVIKRLLVIVAMLISIATALVGPITFLGLLVANVAYEFMKTYKHSYIIIAAMLISIIALVGGQLIVERIFSFATPLSVIVNFVGGVYFLYLLLKESKKW from the coding sequence ATGGGTTATAAAACGAAGTTAATTGTATTAGCTGGATTGTCGCTTACGCTTGTTGTACTCTTTTTATTCCTCGATCTAAACAACTGGGAATACGCCCTTCCTAGAAGAGGAACGAAAATCTTTGCCATTGTTATTACGGGTGCAGCGATAGCTTTTTCAACGGTAATTTTTCAAACGATCACGAACAACCGAATTTTAACGCCTAGTATTATCGGGCTTGATTCCTTGTATATGCTGATCCAAACCTTTCTTATTTTCATGTTTGGCTCTACGAGTGTGATGGTGTTAAATAAGCATCTAAACTTTGGGATCTCAGTGATCGTAATGGTGTTATTTGCTGGCCTGCTTTACAAAACATTATTCAAAAAAGGCGGCCAGAATATATTCTTCTTGTTATTAGTAGGGATTGTCCTTGGGACGCTGTTTGGCAGCCTGTCTACATTTATGCAGGTTATTATTGACCCGAATGAATTTTTGTCGGTGCAAAACAGGATGTTCGCAAGCTTTAATAACGTCAATACTGACCTATTATGGCTTTCTATCACCTTGTTCTTCTTGATCAGTCTTTACTATTTCAGGTTTAACAAGTACTTAGATGTGCTCTCGCTTGGTAGAGAACATGCGATTAATTTAGGGGTTGATTATGATTATGTGATTAAACGTCTCCTAGTCATCGTTGCGATGCTGATCTCAATTGCAACCGCTCTAGTCGGGCCAATCACTTTCCTAGGATTATTAGTCGCAAATGTCGCCTATGAGTTTATGAAAACCTATAAGCACTCCTACATTATCATAGCGGCCATGCTGATTAGTATTATTGCGCTGGTTGGCGGTCAATTAATTGTAGAGCGAATCTTTTCATTTGCGACTCCGCTTAGTGTCATCGTGAATTTCGTCGGTGGTGTATATTTCCTCTATCTTTTATTAAAGGAGAGTAAAAAATGGTAG
- a CDS encoding ABC transporter permease, which yields MKIKYLVLLFILLSFGSLFVGVSDISPLEIFNMTDEQKHIFLTSRIPRLISIIIAGVGMSICGLIMQQLTRNKFVSPTTAGTLDSARLGILVSMILFASASPLQKMIVAFLFALAGTFIFMKILERIKIKNTIFIPLVGLMFGNIVGSVTTFFAYRYDLIQNMSSWLQGNFAVIIRGRYELLYISIPLLIVAYIFANRFTIAGMGEEFSKNLGLKYKQVVNIGLVIVAAITAVVVLTVGMIPFLGLIIPNIVTIYKGDNLRENLPHTALLGAVFVLFCDILGRIIIYPYEIPIGLTVGVIGSGIFLYLLLGRKKHGL from the coding sequence ATGAAGATTAAATACTTAGTACTTTTATTTATCTTATTGTCATTTGGTTCCTTATTTGTAGGAGTATCTGATATTTCGCCTTTAGAAATATTCAATATGACAGACGAGCAGAAACATATTTTCTTAACGAGCCGGATTCCGCGCCTGATCAGTATTATCATCGCAGGAGTTGGGATGAGTATTTGCGGATTAATTATGCAGCAGCTGACAAGAAATAAGTTTGTTTCACCGACCACCGCAGGAACACTTGATTCAGCAAGACTGGGTATTTTAGTGAGCATGATCTTATTTGCTTCAGCAAGCCCGCTGCAAAAGATGATTGTTGCTTTTTTATTTGCGCTGGCAGGAACGTTCATTTTTATGAAAATCCTTGAGCGGATCAAAATTAAAAATACAATCTTCATTCCTCTTGTCGGCTTAATGTTTGGAAACATCGTCGGATCGGTGACCACCTTTTTTGCTTACCGTTATGACTTAATTCAGAACATGTCATCCTGGCTGCAAGGGAATTTTGCGGTCATTATCCGCGGTCGTTATGAATTGCTCTATATCAGTATTCCTTTATTGATTGTCGCGTACATATTTGCTAACAGATTTACGATTGCTGGAATGGGTGAGGAATTTTCAAAGAACCTAGGCTTGAAGTATAAGCAAGTAGTTAATATCGGCCTGGTAATTGTCGCTGCCATTACTGCAGTTGTTGTTTTAACTGTAGGAATGATTCCATTTTTAGGGCTGATCATTCCAAACATTGTAACGATTTATAAAGGAGATAATTTAAGAGAGAACCTGCCGCACACGGCGCTTCTAGGAGCTGTATTTGTACTGTTTTGTGACATTCTTGGGCGTATTATTATTTATCCGTACGAGATTCCAATTGGATTAACTGTTGGTGTGATTGGAAGCGGAATCTTTCTTTATCTTCTACTCGGGAGAAAAAAACATGGGTTATAA